One genomic window of Erinaceus europaeus chromosome 7, mEriEur2.1, whole genome shotgun sequence includes the following:
- the PDE1B gene encoding dual specificity calcium/calmodulin-dependent 3',5'-cyclic nucleotide phosphodiesterase 1B isoform X1 — MELAPRSPPEMLESDCPSPLELKSAPSKKMWIKLRSLLRYMVKQLENGEVNIEELKKNLEYTASLLEAVYIDETRQILDTEDELQELRSDAVPSEVRDWLASTFTQQTRAKGRRAEEKPKFRSIVHAVQAGIFVERMFRRTYTSVGPTYSTAVLSCLKNLDRWCFDVFSLNRAADDHALRTIVFELLTRHNLISRFKIPTVFLMTFLDALETGYGKYKNPYHNQIHAADVTQTVHCFLLRTGMVHCLSEIELLAIIFAAAIHDYEHTGTTNSFHIQTKSECAILYNDRSVLENHHISSVFRIMQDDEMNIFINLTKDEFVELRALVIEMVLATDMSCHFQQVKTMKTALQQLERIDKSKALSLLLHAADISHPTKQWSVHSRWTKALMEEFFRQGDKEAELGLPFSPLCDRTSTLVAQSQIGFIDFIVEPTFSVLTDVAEKSVQPLADDDSKPKSQPSFQWRQPSLDVEVGDPNPDVVRFRSIWTKYIQENKQKWKERAASGITNQMSIDELSPCDEEAPPSPSEDEHNQNGNLD, encoded by the exons GTTACGCTACATGGTGAAGCAGTTAGAAAACGGGGAGGTGAACATTGAAGAGTTGAAGAAAAACCTGGAATACACGGCGTCCCTGCTGGAGGCCGTCTACATAGATGAGACCCG gcaaatCTTGGACACGGAGGATGAACTGCAGGAGCTACGGTCAGACGCTGTCCCTTCGGAGGTGCGGGACTGGCTGGCCTCCACCTTCACACAGCAGACCCGGGCCAAAGGCCGGCGGGCGGAGGAGAAGCCCAAGTTCCGGAGCATCGTGCACGCTGTGCAGGCTGGGATCTTTGTGGAGCG GATGTTTCGGAGAACATACACCTCTGTGGGCCCCACCTATTCCACTGCAGTCCTCAGTTGTCTCAAG AACCTGGACCGCTGGTGCTTTGACGTCTTTTCCCTGAACCGGGCAGCTGATGACCATGCCCTGAGGACCATTGTTTTTGAATTGCTGACTCGGCACAACCTCATCAGCCGCTTTAAG ATTCCCACTGTGTTTTTGATGACTTTCCTGGATGCCTTGGAGACAGGCTATGGGAAGTACAAGAACCCTTACCATAACCAGATCCATGCAGCTGACGTTACCCAGACGGTCCACTGCTTCTTGCTCCGCACTGGGATGGTG CACTGCCTGTCAGAGATCGAGCTCCTGGCTATCATCTTTGCAGCAGCCATTCATGACTATGAGCACACAGGCACCACCAATAGCTTCCACATCCAGACCAA GTCTGAATGTGCCATCCTGTACAATGATCGCTCGGTGCTGGAGAATCACCACATCAGCTCAGTTTTCCGGATTATGCAGGATGATGAGATGAACATTTTCATCAACCTCACTAAGGATGAATTCGT AGAGCTCCGAGCCCTGGTGATCGAGATGGTATTGGCCACAGACATGTCTTGCCATTTTCAGCAAGTGAAGACTATGAAGACGGCCTTGCAGcagctggagag GATCGACAAGTCCAAGGCTCTATCTCTGCTGCTCCATGCTGCCGACATTAGCCACCCAACCAAGCAGTGGTCAGTCCACAGCCGCTGGACCAAGGCCCTCATGGAAGAATTCTTCCGCCAG GGCGACAAGGAGGCAGAGTTGGGCCTGCCCTTTTCTCCGCTCTGTGACCGCACTTCCACCTTGGTGGCACAGTCCCAGATTG GTTTCATTGACTTCATCGTGGAGCCCACATTCTCCGTGCTGACGGATGTCGCTGAGAAGAGTGTCCAGCCCTTGGCAGATGATGACTCCAAACCCAAAAGTCAGCCCAG CTTCCAGTGGCGCCAGCCTTCTTTGGATGTGGAAGTAGGAGACCCCAACCCTGATGTGGTCAGGTTCCGCTCCATCTGGACCAAGTACATCCAGGAGAACAAGCAGAAGTGGAAGGAGCGGGCAGCAAGTG GCATCACCAACCAGATGTCCATCGACGAACTGTCCCCCTGTGATGAAGAGGCCCCGCCctctccctctgaggatgagcaCAACCAGAATGGGAACCTGGACTAG
- the PDE1B gene encoding dual specificity calcium/calmodulin-dependent 3',5'-cyclic nucleotide phosphodiesterase 1B isoform X2, whose protein sequence is MANPVPVQRSHLQGPILRLRYMVKQLENGEVNIEELKKNLEYTASLLEAVYIDETRQILDTEDELQELRSDAVPSEVRDWLASTFTQQTRAKGRRAEEKPKFRSIVHAVQAGIFVERMFRRTYTSVGPTYSTAVLSCLKNLDRWCFDVFSLNRAADDHALRTIVFELLTRHNLISRFKIPTVFLMTFLDALETGYGKYKNPYHNQIHAADVTQTVHCFLLRTGMVHCLSEIELLAIIFAAAIHDYEHTGTTNSFHIQTKSECAILYNDRSVLENHHISSVFRIMQDDEMNIFINLTKDEFVELRALVIEMVLATDMSCHFQQVKTMKTALQQLERIDKSKALSLLLHAADISHPTKQWSVHSRWTKALMEEFFRQGDKEAELGLPFSPLCDRTSTLVAQSQIGFIDFIVEPTFSVLTDVAEKSVQPLADDDSKPKSQPSFQWRQPSLDVEVGDPNPDVVRFRSIWTKYIQENKQKWKERAASGITNQMSIDELSPCDEEAPPSPSEDEHNQNGNLD, encoded by the exons ATGGCAAACCCTGTTCCTGTgcagaggagccacctccagggcCCCATCCTCAG GTTACGCTACATGGTGAAGCAGTTAGAAAACGGGGAGGTGAACATTGAAGAGTTGAAGAAAAACCTGGAATACACGGCGTCCCTGCTGGAGGCCGTCTACATAGATGAGACCCG gcaaatCTTGGACACGGAGGATGAACTGCAGGAGCTACGGTCAGACGCTGTCCCTTCGGAGGTGCGGGACTGGCTGGCCTCCACCTTCACACAGCAGACCCGGGCCAAAGGCCGGCGGGCGGAGGAGAAGCCCAAGTTCCGGAGCATCGTGCACGCTGTGCAGGCTGGGATCTTTGTGGAGCG GATGTTTCGGAGAACATACACCTCTGTGGGCCCCACCTATTCCACTGCAGTCCTCAGTTGTCTCAAG AACCTGGACCGCTGGTGCTTTGACGTCTTTTCCCTGAACCGGGCAGCTGATGACCATGCCCTGAGGACCATTGTTTTTGAATTGCTGACTCGGCACAACCTCATCAGCCGCTTTAAG ATTCCCACTGTGTTTTTGATGACTTTCCTGGATGCCTTGGAGACAGGCTATGGGAAGTACAAGAACCCTTACCATAACCAGATCCATGCAGCTGACGTTACCCAGACGGTCCACTGCTTCTTGCTCCGCACTGGGATGGTG CACTGCCTGTCAGAGATCGAGCTCCTGGCTATCATCTTTGCAGCAGCCATTCATGACTATGAGCACACAGGCACCACCAATAGCTTCCACATCCAGACCAA GTCTGAATGTGCCATCCTGTACAATGATCGCTCGGTGCTGGAGAATCACCACATCAGCTCAGTTTTCCGGATTATGCAGGATGATGAGATGAACATTTTCATCAACCTCACTAAGGATGAATTCGT AGAGCTCCGAGCCCTGGTGATCGAGATGGTATTGGCCACAGACATGTCTTGCCATTTTCAGCAAGTGAAGACTATGAAGACGGCCTTGCAGcagctggagag GATCGACAAGTCCAAGGCTCTATCTCTGCTGCTCCATGCTGCCGACATTAGCCACCCAACCAAGCAGTGGTCAGTCCACAGCCGCTGGACCAAGGCCCTCATGGAAGAATTCTTCCGCCAG GGCGACAAGGAGGCAGAGTTGGGCCTGCCCTTTTCTCCGCTCTGTGACCGCACTTCCACCTTGGTGGCACAGTCCCAGATTG GTTTCATTGACTTCATCGTGGAGCCCACATTCTCCGTGCTGACGGATGTCGCTGAGAAGAGTGTCCAGCCCTTGGCAGATGATGACTCCAAACCCAAAAGTCAGCCCAG CTTCCAGTGGCGCCAGCCTTCTTTGGATGTGGAAGTAGGAGACCCCAACCCTGATGTGGTCAGGTTCCGCTCCATCTGGACCAAGTACATCCAGGAGAACAAGCAGAAGTGGAAGGAGCGGGCAGCAAGTG GCATCACCAACCAGATGTCCATCGACGAACTGTCCCCCTGTGATGAAGAGGCCCCGCCctctccctctgaggatgagcaCAACCAGAATGGGAACCTGGACTAG